One genomic region from Nitrospira sp. encodes:
- the ureC gene encoding urease subunit alpha → MKISRKHYASLYGPTVGDRVRLGDTDLIIEVEEDRIIPGEEAVFGGGKTIRDGMGQSARATSSSGQLDTVITSALILDYTGVIKADIGIKDGRIVGIGHAGNSDLMPNVTPGMEIGPGTEAISGEGRIITAGGIDTHIHFICPQQCWEALSAGLTTMIGGGTGPANGTAATTCTPGPWNIHRMLEASEGIPMNLGYLGKGNASRPEGLNEQIEAGAIGLKLHEDWGTTPAAIDTCLSVAEHYDVQVALHADTLNEAGFVEDTIRAIKGRAIHSFHTEGAGGGHAPDIIKICGEPNVLPSSTNPTRPFTVNTMDEHLDMLIVCHNLNPRIPEDVAFAESRIRRETIQAEDILHDMGAISMMSSDSQAMGRIGEVITRTWQTAHKMKMQRGHLTPTSGKDSAQNDNFRARRYVAKYTINPAITHGIAHEVGSVEVGKIADLVIWKPEFFGVKPEMVLKSGFIAQAQMGDPNASIPTPEPTISRPMFGAFGRALSSTSFTFVSQAALDHEIPKRLGLQRRIAAVKNIRGMKKRDLKLNDAVLKVEVNPETYLVTADGVPLTCEPAIVLPLAQRYNLF, encoded by the coding sequence GTGAAAATTTCACGCAAACATTACGCATCCCTGTACGGTCCCACGGTCGGCGATCGTGTCCGGCTTGGGGACACGGATCTCATCATCGAAGTCGAAGAGGATCGGATCATTCCAGGAGAGGAAGCGGTCTTCGGCGGCGGGAAGACCATTCGTGACGGGATGGGGCAGTCCGCCCGAGCCACGAGCAGCAGCGGCCAGCTGGACACAGTGATTACCAGTGCGCTCATCCTCGACTACACCGGGGTCATCAAAGCCGACATCGGTATCAAGGACGGCCGCATCGTTGGCATCGGTCATGCCGGAAATTCCGACCTCATGCCCAATGTCACGCCCGGCATGGAGATCGGTCCTGGCACGGAAGCGATTTCGGGAGAAGGCCGTATCATCACAGCCGGCGGCATCGACACGCATATCCACTTCATTTGTCCACAGCAATGCTGGGAAGCGCTTTCCGCCGGCCTCACGACGATGATCGGCGGCGGGACCGGTCCTGCGAACGGAACCGCCGCGACGACCTGTACGCCTGGGCCATGGAACATTCATCGCATGCTGGAAGCGTCCGAGGGCATTCCTATGAACCTCGGTTATCTCGGCAAGGGCAACGCGTCTCGGCCTGAAGGATTGAATGAACAGATCGAAGCCGGTGCAATCGGGCTGAAGCTGCACGAAGACTGGGGTACCACCCCGGCCGCGATCGACACCTGTTTGAGCGTGGCCGAGCATTACGATGTGCAGGTGGCGCTCCATGCGGATACGCTCAATGAAGCCGGTTTTGTTGAGGACACCATCAGGGCCATCAAGGGAAGAGCGATCCATAGCTTCCATACGGAGGGCGCAGGTGGCGGTCATGCGCCGGACATCATTAAGATTTGCGGCGAGCCGAATGTGCTGCCCTCTTCGACCAATCCCACGAGGCCATTCACCGTCAACACGATGGATGAGCATCTTGACATGTTGATCGTGTGTCACAATCTGAATCCACGAATCCCCGAGGACGTGGCGTTTGCGGAATCACGCATCCGTCGTGAGACTATTCAGGCGGAAGACATTCTTCATGACATGGGCGCGATCAGCATGATGTCCTCCGACTCGCAGGCGATGGGCCGCATTGGGGAAGTCATCACCAGAACGTGGCAAACTGCTCATAAGATGAAGATGCAGCGGGGACACCTCACCCCCACCAGCGGGAAAGATTCCGCCCAGAACGACAACTTCCGGGCCAGACGTTATGTGGCGAAGTACACGATCAATCCGGCCATCACACACGGTATTGCTCATGAAGTCGGTTCCGTAGAGGTGGGGAAGATCGCCGACCTCGTCATCTGGAAGCCGGAGTTCTTCGGCGTGAAGCCGGAGATGGTGTTGAAGAGCGGCTTCATCGCCCAAGCGCAAATGGGCGATCCCAATGCCTCGATCCCGACGCCGGAACCGACGATCAGTCGACCGATGTTCGGCGCATTCGGTCGTGCTCTGTCCAGCACCAGCTTCACCTTTGTGTCGCAAGCGGCTTTGGACCATGAGATTCCGAAGCGGCTTGGTTTGCAGAGGCGGATCGCCGCGGTCAAGAATATCCGTGGTATGAAAAAGCGCGATCTCAAGCTGAACGATGCGGTGCTGAAAGTGGAAGTGAATCCGGAGACGTATCTTGTGACGGCAGATGGTGTGCCGCTCACCTGCGAACCGGCGATCGTGCTGCCGCTGGCGCAACGGTACAATTTGTTTTAA
- a CDS encoding urease accessory UreF family protein, with the protein MNTPALLEGLRFVDTFFPSGGYAFSSGLEAAIQGGAVKTSDQFARYIEDLLRGGMSRREALATKQANRAASTGSLNAAAHIDRELDATKLGRESRLASRQMGRQVIRVAADQILAKPILSEYRDEVEADRAPGHLAVTFGLTMGTCDWSPEETAAAFLYQTAVGFISAAMRLCPIGQHEGQRILGEWLPLIERISREVDLDTAMNSWSPIQDIYAMRHGSLEWRLFRS; encoded by the coding sequence ATGAATACACCCGCGTTACTGGAAGGGCTTCGGTTCGTCGATACGTTTTTCCCCTCCGGTGGCTATGCGTTTTCCTCTGGGCTAGAAGCGGCCATCCAAGGCGGCGCCGTCAAGACCTCCGATCAGTTCGCCAGATACATTGAAGATTTGCTGCGAGGCGGCATGAGCCGCCGGGAAGCTCTTGCCACAAAACAGGCAAATCGAGCGGCATCGACGGGATCTCTGAATGCAGCGGCCCACATCGATCGGGAGTTGGATGCGACAAAGCTCGGTCGTGAGTCACGGTTGGCGAGTCGTCAGATGGGACGGCAAGTGATCAGGGTTGCGGCGGATCAGATCCTGGCGAAACCGATCCTTAGCGAGTATCGTGATGAAGTAGAAGCTGATCGAGCCCCTGGTCATCTCGCGGTGACGTTCGGGCTCACGATGGGCACGTGTGACTGGAGCCCAGAGGAAACTGCGGCTGCCTTCTTGTACCAAACTGCCGTCGGCTTCATATCTGCTGCCATGCGGCTCTGTCCCATCGGCCAACATGAGGGGCAGCGCATATTGGGCGAATGGCTTCCGTTGATTGAACGGATCAGTCGAGAGGTTGACTTAGATACAGCGATGAACTCGTGGTCGCCTATCCAAGATATTTATGCGATGCGTCATGGCTCTCTGGAGTGGAGGCTCTTTCGGTCTTAA
- the ureG gene encoding urease accessory protein UreG has translation MHDLNREHSHNWTPTQARKQGIPVIGIGGPVGSGKTALVEALCQRLRDRYSLAAVTNDIFTKIDAEILTKRAALPVDRILGVETGGCPHTAIREDASHNQEAIDDLLRRHPDVELIFLESGGDNLAATFSPELVDHVIYVIDVSGGDKIPRKGGPGITRSDFLVINKMDLAPHVRADLSVMDRDTRRMRGDLPFGFTNILSGEGLDTVVAWVEQRIPQRARRS, from the coding sequence ATGCATGATCTAAATCGTGAACACAGTCATAATTGGACTCCAACTCAAGCGCGAAAACAAGGTATTCCGGTCATTGGTATTGGAGGCCCCGTTGGATCGGGGAAGACGGCGCTCGTCGAAGCGCTGTGTCAGAGATTGCGTGACCGGTATAGCCTCGCCGCGGTGACCAACGATATTTTCACCAAAATCGACGCGGAAATCCTGACCAAACGCGCGGCGTTGCCGGTCGACCGGATTCTTGGTGTTGAGACCGGTGGATGTCCCCACACAGCCATCCGCGAAGATGCCTCGCATAACCAAGAGGCCATCGATGATCTGCTTCGGCGTCATCCTGATGTTGAGTTGATCTTCTTGGAGAGTGGGGGAGACAACCTTGCGGCGACCTTCAGCCCTGAACTGGTGGATCATGTCATCTATGTGATCGATGTGTCGGGAGGTGACAAGATCCCTCGTAAAGGTGGACCAGGGATCACTCGATCGGACTTCCTGGTCATCAACAAAATGGATTTAGCCCCACATGTGCGTGCCGATTTGTCCGTCATGGATCGGGATACCCGCCGGATGCGCGGTGATCTTCCCTTCGGGTTCACGAATATCCTTTCCGGCGAAGGGTTGGATACCGTCGTCGCCTGGGTGGAACAACGCATACCTCAACGAGCCAGGCGTTCATGA
- a CDS encoding urease accessory protein UreD, whose translation MTVPIREGKRKSASRRTAASPERKSSERRTPSRKRNTPGRFATELVGRVGELKLAYAKLEQRTIISYSYFTTPWKLLPPIYLDDTGAAYTLLVNQSGGLVGGDRLSIDMSLDKKAHVLISASSANRVYRTEDKVSDQHITITIGPDAVLEWFPEHTIPFAGSRFRQILHATLAPGATLLLWDAVASGRIAREERWAFTDLENEIRITTACGRSLLERYVINPATDLGRVGLAEEWNYVASFYVVNDAMASEVWSRLESKIVPILDERPGHVLGGVSTPSVPGLAIKLLARKAPDLTYMLDALWAVIREEVLNLPPVSLRKY comes from the coding sequence ATGACCGTGCCAATTCGGGAGGGGAAACGAAAGAGTGCGTCTCGGAGGACCGCCGCTTCTCCAGAAAGAAAATCTTCTGAGAGAAGAACGCCTTCGCGAAAACGAAATACCCCTGGACGGTTTGCGACGGAATTGGTCGGACGGGTCGGCGAGCTCAAGCTTGCATACGCGAAGCTCGAGCAGCGAACCATTATCTCGTACTCCTATTTCACGACGCCTTGGAAACTGCTCCCTCCCATTTACCTTGATGATACCGGAGCTGCCTACACGCTATTGGTCAATCAGTCCGGCGGCCTGGTTGGAGGAGACCGTCTTTCCATCGATATGAGTTTGGACAAGAAGGCGCATGTGCTGATCTCCGCGTCTTCTGCCAACCGCGTCTATCGGACCGAGGACAAGGTATCTGACCAGCACATCACCATCACTATCGGGCCGGACGCAGTTTTGGAATGGTTTCCCGAACATACGATTCCCTTTGCCGGTTCACGATTTCGACAGATTCTTCACGCCACGCTGGCGCCGGGTGCCACTCTTCTCTTGTGGGACGCCGTCGCTTCTGGACGCATCGCCAGAGAGGAACGATGGGCCTTTACCGATCTGGAGAACGAAATCCGAATCACGACGGCATGCGGCCGCTCTCTGCTTGAGCGATACGTCATTAACCCGGCCACGGACTTAGGTCGTGTTGGACTGGCGGAAGAATGGAACTACGTTGCCTCGTTCTATGTGGTGAACGATGCTATGGCATCTGAGGTCTGGAGCCGATTGGAGTCGAAGATCGTACCTATCTTGGATGAGCGGCCAGGTCATGTCTTGGGAGGAGTCTCAACACCTAGCGTTCCAGGGCTCGCAATCAAATTGCTGGCTCGAAAGGCTCCTGACCTTACCTACATGCTCGATGCCTTATGGGCGGTCATCCGCGAAGAGGTTTTGAATCTCCCGCCTGTGTCGTTGCGAAAATACTAG
- a CDS encoding class I SAM-dependent methyltransferase, whose protein sequence is MMPHERDGHLKPMDPTDTAHNYDAIASWWLQQLKNSTYGVEAIERTLTFIGSGRHALDIGCGCEGRFLRILLERGFDCAGLDISQEMIALAKQRYPAVSFVTGDVCTWSLPRQYDLITAWDSLFHLPLKSHEPVLEKL, encoded by the coding sequence ATGATGCCGCACGAGAGGGATGGTCATCTAAAACCGATGGACCCGACCGACACTGCTCACAATTACGATGCCATCGCATCATGGTGGCTTCAACAACTGAAAAATTCGACGTACGGTGTGGAGGCGATAGAACGCACGCTTACATTCATCGGGTCAGGGCGACACGCATTGGATATCGGGTGTGGATGTGAGGGGCGATTTCTTAGAATACTCTTGGAACGAGGATTTGATTGCGCCGGACTCGACATCTCGCAGGAAATGATTGCATTGGCAAAGCAACGTTATCCCGCAGTTTCGTTTGTGACGGGTGATGTCTGTACATGGTCACTGCCACGGCAGTATGACCTGATCACGGCATGGGATAGCCTCTTTCATCTTCCGTTGAAATCGCACGAGCCGGTTCTTGAAAAATTATGA
- a CDS encoding 6-phosphofructokinase yields the protein MSHPLDFVTVEGLLAYGRALAQRASERGLIVPPPIEASGEDVGRVHTKMEQLRSFVERSKSGFATAGDYRSAREGLIDDPLVFFAAWNVLLAEGSLQQLLRSTIGAVAKPTYRRPVAIVPRAQLTPTLAEGRIVLELGDDRFWLLPRDLGDRTLFFTMRHGVSQVDSKTHRVGCRLPNQLDRERGVAKADAVGTALARMIGVVGQQLDFLHLTNYLDPRTFLHCISRSPNTRQLYERVSTALLQGTSPSEPIAEPALESSDFGWVTGLEKSLEVEEAARVFGVEISTAKRLMKDPLYCYPGGNSFFDLYVDVIDGLHRLGYAQKGKVACLYTHSSTLRALMIYLDPRPFHEAFSEFSDYKESQDNVVLLTLEQGRLSGYSTAVGLSERERVVRNTWVAVENARKDRVTLKPRTLKRIVALVSGGDFAGAGAALKELHVTGQRLGLEVYFVRHGYLGLANNWIERVTEAHTRGMSSHPSSPIGSSRFEEFKQETVLQVAMRHLEPYLRDGVLVVLGGDGSMRGARAIYEGFGAQVVGIPGSIDNNIEGTISLGFQSAVALADQSIESLKATSAAMGTVFFVEVMGAGSGHLALACAYQARAEGLLVNEHPDPNAYIDDVILGTLKRTLGVPNKSHLFVVAERTPHRHHKDGGVHGLVDYVGGVIARWPERHASPGHYPLTLATKATILGHTLRGARPIPEDKVMAQHLAHEAVHRLIESPEDIVGCLLAYRERGSIGPIPLHAVTPKQFDWDVFSRMHGNTHIS from the coding sequence ATGAGTCACCCGCTAGATTTTGTCACCGTTGAAGGACTCCTTGCCTATGGTCGTGCCCTTGCTCAACGAGCATCGGAGCGAGGCCTCATCGTTCCTCCTCCGATAGAAGCCTCCGGTGAGGACGTTGGTCGTGTCCACACCAAGATGGAACAACTCCGCTCGTTCGTCGAGCGTTCCAAGTCCGGGTTTGCAACCGCTGGAGACTATCGGTCGGCTCGGGAAGGTTTGATCGATGATCCGCTGGTGTTCTTTGCCGCCTGGAACGTGCTTCTTGCGGAAGGCTCGCTCCAGCAGCTACTCCGATCTACAATCGGGGCGGTAGCCAAACCGACCTATCGGCGCCCTGTTGCCATCGTGCCCCGTGCGCAGCTCACACCCACGCTGGCAGAAGGCCGCATTGTCCTTGAACTGGGCGACGACCGATTTTGGTTATTGCCACGGGATCTGGGCGATCGAACATTGTTCTTCACGATGCGCCACGGTGTCTCGCAGGTGGACAGCAAGACTCATCGCGTCGGATGCCGTCTGCCGAACCAATTGGACCGGGAACGGGGGGTGGCCAAAGCCGACGCAGTGGGGACAGCGCTCGCCCGCATGATCGGCGTTGTGGGACAGCAGCTCGACTTTCTGCACCTTACCAACTACCTCGATCCTCGTACGTTCCTTCATTGCATCAGCCGGAGCCCGAATACCAGACAACTGTACGAACGGGTGTCTACAGCATTGCTGCAAGGAACCTCTCCGTCCGAACCGATCGCCGAGCCGGCTCTCGAATCGTCGGATTTCGGTTGGGTCACGGGATTGGAGAAGTCCCTGGAGGTCGAAGAAGCGGCGCGCGTGTTCGGCGTCGAGATATCCACGGCCAAGCGACTGATGAAAGATCCGCTGTATTGTTATCCGGGTGGTAATTCTTTCTTCGACCTCTATGTCGACGTCATCGATGGTCTCCACCGATTGGGCTATGCGCAAAAGGGCAAAGTGGCCTGTCTCTATACCCACAGTTCCACCCTGCGTGCGTTGATGATCTATTTGGATCCGCGGCCGTTCCATGAAGCGTTCAGCGAGTTCAGCGACTACAAGGAAAGCCAAGACAATGTCGTGCTGCTCACGCTCGAACAGGGCCGCTTATCCGGCTACTCGACGGCGGTTGGGCTGTCCGAGCGAGAGAGGGTTGTGCGCAACACGTGGGTGGCTGTAGAGAATGCGAGGAAAGATCGCGTGACGCTCAAGCCCCGAACACTCAAGCGGATCGTGGCCCTCGTGTCCGGGGGTGATTTCGCCGGGGCCGGTGCGGCATTAAAGGAATTGCACGTGACCGGCCAGCGCTTGGGATTGGAGGTCTATTTCGTCCGGCACGGCTATCTCGGTCTGGCCAACAATTGGATTGAACGAGTCACCGAAGCGCACACCCGCGGCATGAGCAGCCATCCGAGCAGCCCCATCGGCAGCAGCCGTTTTGAGGAATTCAAGCAAGAGACGGTGTTGCAGGTGGCCATGCGGCACCTGGAACCGTACCTGCGTGACGGCGTCTTGGTGGTGTTGGGCGGCGATGGTAGCATGCGGGGCGCTCGAGCCATTTACGAAGGATTCGGAGCGCAGGTGGTCGGCATTCCGGGCAGTATCGACAATAATATTGAAGGTACGATTTCTCTCGGATTTCAGTCCGCCGTGGCGTTGGCGGATCAGTCGATTGAATCCCTCAAAGCCACCAGTGCCGCGATGGGCACGGTGTTCTTTGTGGAGGTCATGGGTGCTGGGTCAGGCCATCTGGCGCTGGCCTGTGCGTATCAGGCAAGAGCCGAAGGATTGTTGGTCAATGAACATCCCGACCCGAATGCCTATATCGATGACGTGATCCTCGGGACGCTCAAGCGGACATTGGGAGTGCCGAACAAGAGCCACTTGTTCGTCGTCGCCGAACGTACGCCGCATCGGCATCACAAGGATGGTGGCGTCCATGGTCTTGTCGACTATGTGGGCGGTGTGATCGCCCGATGGCCGGAGCGGCATGCTTCACCAGGTCACTATCCGCTCACACTCGCCACCAAAGCCACCATCCTTGGCCACACCCTCAGAGGCGCCCGGCCCATACCGGAGGACAAGGTGATGGCCCAACATCTTGCTCATGAGGCGGTGCACCGACTGATCGAGTCACCCGAGGACATCGTCGGATGTCTCTTGGCCTACCGTGAACGGGGATCAATCGGGCCGATTCCACTTCATGCCGTGACACCCAAGCAGTTCGACTGGGACGTCTTCAGTCGGATGCATGGCAACACTCACATCTCATAA